Proteins co-encoded in one Natronorubrum daqingense genomic window:
- a CDS encoding DUF5808 domain-containing protein, producing the protein MADKPTSGEILGVPYNFERPSMSRMLSSYWKPGKGMLVEKPFGVGYTLNLANWRSWVVVLVAGVLLWHQEQSTSSQEQETQDDPVEVIVDDDEN; encoded by the coding sequence ATGGCAGACAAACCGACGTCCGGAGAAATTCTCGGGGTACCGTACAACTTCGAACGACCAAGCATGAGCCGCATGCTCTCGTCGTACTGGAAACCGGGCAAGGGCATGCTCGTCGAGAAACCGTTCGGCGTCGGCTACACGCTGAACCTCGCGAACTGGCGCTCGTGGGTCGTCGTCCTCGTCGCCGGCGTCCTCCTCTGGCACCAAGAACAGAGCACCTCGAGTCAAGAACAAGAGACCCAGGACGACCCCGTCGAAGTCATCGTCGACGACGACGAGAACTGA
- a CDS encoding YgaP family membrane protein has protein sequence MKRNVGRRDRIVRGVLGIWLLVVASAAFSEDKYDRAAIAAIAGLGLLQNALTSFCGGNFLFGIDTTSDAE, from the coding sequence ATGAAACGCAACGTCGGCCGGAGAGACCGTATCGTGAGAGGGGTCCTCGGTATTTGGCTCCTCGTCGTCGCGAGCGCAGCGTTCTCCGAGGACAAGTACGACAGAGCCGCGATCGCGGCGATTGCCGGCCTCGGGCTCCTCCAAAATGCACTGACCAGTTTCTGTGGCGGGAATTTCCTGTTCGGCATCGATACGACGAGCGACGCCGAATAA
- a CDS encoding bifunctional N(6)-L-threonylcarbamoyladenine synthase/serine/threonine protein kinase: MSSTTRILGIEGTAWAASAALYDSESDDVYIQSDAYEPDSGGIHPREAAEHMHEAIPRVVADVLEHARETADSASEPRATDGSERSSSSQRDSPIDAVAFSQGPGLGPCLRIVGTAARTLSQTLSVPLVGVNHMVAHLEIGRHTAEFDSPVCLNASGANAHLLAYRNGRYRVLGETMDTGVGNAIDKFTRHVGWSHPGGPKVERAAKDGEYVDLPYVVKGMDFSFSGIMSAAKQASDDGTPLEDVCFSLQENVFAMLTEVSERALSLTGSDELVLGGGVGQNARLREMLADMCDQRGADFHAPEPRFLRDNAGMIAVLGAKMYDAGETIALEDSRVDPNYRPDQVPVTWRSDESELVVGRGEDETEVRGAEALVDLDPTAGRVRKRRVAKTYRHPVLDDRLRRERTTLEARLTSLARREGVPTPVLSDVDPLEATLELEYVGDADLRDGLSRERVRAVGRHLATLHEAGFVHGDPTTRNVRVSPERTFLIDFGLGYHTDHVEDYAMDLHVFDQSLVGTADDPELLRDAVQAGYREVGHERVLERLRDIEGRGRYVEE; the protein is encoded by the coding sequence GTGAGTTCTACTACCAGAATTCTCGGGATCGAAGGCACCGCCTGGGCGGCCAGCGCGGCGCTGTACGATTCTGAGTCCGACGACGTATACATCCAGAGCGACGCGTACGAACCCGACAGCGGCGGCATCCATCCGCGCGAGGCCGCAGAACACATGCACGAGGCGATCCCGCGGGTCGTGGCGGACGTCCTCGAACACGCCCGAGAAACGGCTGACAGCGCGAGTGAGCCCCGAGCAACAGACGGTAGCGAGCGCTCTTCTTCGAGCCAGCGGGATTCGCCCATCGACGCCGTCGCCTTCTCACAGGGCCCCGGACTCGGCCCCTGCCTGCGAATCGTCGGAACGGCCGCACGCACGCTGAGCCAGACGCTCTCGGTACCTCTCGTCGGCGTCAATCACATGGTCGCCCACCTCGAGATCGGCCGGCACACGGCCGAGTTCGACTCGCCGGTCTGTTTGAACGCGAGCGGGGCGAACGCCCACCTGCTGGCGTATCGAAACGGTCGCTACCGCGTCCTCGGCGAAACGATGGATACGGGCGTCGGAAACGCGATCGATAAGTTCACGCGCCACGTCGGCTGGTCACACCCCGGCGGCCCGAAAGTCGAGCGGGCCGCGAAAGACGGCGAGTACGTCGACCTCCCATACGTCGTCAAGGGAATGGATTTCTCGTTCTCGGGAATTATGAGCGCGGCGAAGCAGGCGTCCGACGATGGAACGCCTCTCGAGGACGTCTGTTTCTCACTCCAAGAGAACGTCTTCGCTATGCTCACCGAAGTCTCCGAGCGCGCGCTCTCGTTGACCGGGAGCGACGAACTCGTCCTGGGTGGCGGCGTCGGCCAGAACGCCCGACTGCGCGAGATGCTCGCGGACATGTGCGACCAACGCGGGGCCGACTTCCACGCGCCCGAGCCTCGATTCCTCCGGGACAACGCCGGGATGATCGCCGTCCTCGGTGCGAAGATGTACGACGCCGGCGAGACGATCGCGCTCGAGGACTCGCGCGTCGATCCGAACTACCGACCCGATCAGGTCCCGGTCACGTGGCGCAGCGACGAATCCGAACTGGTGGTCGGTCGTGGCGAGGACGAAACCGAGGTTCGAGGCGCGGAGGCGCTCGTCGACCTCGATCCGACGGCGGGACGCGTCCGTAAGCGTCGGGTGGCCAAAACGTACCGTCATCCCGTCCTCGACGACCGTCTCAGACGCGAACGGACGACGCTCGAGGCCCGACTCACGAGTCTCGCTCGCCGCGAGGGGGTTCCGACGCCCGTGCTCTCCGACGTCGATCCACTTGAGGCGACGCTCGAACTCGAGTACGTCGGCGACGCGGACCTCCGCGACGGGTTGTCTCGCGAGCGGGTTCGTGCCGTGGGTCGACACCTCGCGACGCTCCACGAAGCGGGGTTCGTCCACGGCGATCCGACGACGCGAAACGTTCGCGTGAGTCCCGAACGGACGTTCCTCATCGATTTCGGCCTCGGCTATCACACCGACCACGTCGAAGACTACGCGATGGACCTCCACGTCTTCGATCAGAGTCTGGTTGGCACCGCGGACGATCCCGAACTGCTTCGTGATGCTGTCCAAGCGGGGTATCGTGAGGTGGGCCACGAGCGCGTCCTCGAGCGCCTGCGAGATATCGAAGGCCGCGGTCGGTACGTCGAGGAGTGA
- a CDS encoding 30S ribosomal protein S27ae, with the protein MARHELYGDDGTTEREQCPRCGDAFLADHGDRTHCGKCGYTEWE; encoded by the coding sequence ATGGCCCGACACGAACTCTACGGCGACGACGGAACCACGGAGCGAGAACAGTGTCCACGATGCGGAGACGCGTTCCTCGCAGACCACGGTGACCGCACGCACTGCGGTAAGTGTGGCTACACCGAGTGGGAGTAA
- a CDS encoding 30S ribosomal protein S24e, which produces MDVDIVSETENPMLHRTDVTFELVHEDATPSRLQVRDSLAAKLNKDADEVVVRKLDTKFGMRKTVGQAKVYETADNARDVEQDHMLERNKIGDEEADAEAEADADAEAEAEEA; this is translated from the coding sequence ATGGACGTCGACATCGTTTCCGAAACGGAAAATCCCATGTTGCATCGTACCGACGTAACCTTCGAACTGGTCCACGAGGACGCGACGCCGTCGCGACTGCAGGTTCGCGACAGCCTCGCGGCGAAACTGAACAAGGACGCCGACGAGGTCGTCGTCCGTAAACTCGACACCAAATTCGGTATGCGAAAGACGGTCGGACAGGCGAAGGTCTACGAGACGGCTGACAACGCCCGAGACGTCGAGCAAGACCACATGCTCGAGCGAAACAAGATCGGCGACGAAGAAGCCGACGCAGAGGCTGAGGCTGATGCCGACGCGGAAGCCGAAGCGGAGGAAGCCTAA